One genomic region from Chthonomonas calidirosea T49 encodes:
- a CDS encoding Mannitol-1-phosphate/altronate dehydrogenase, producing MASIAIQFGAGNVGRGFLAQLFWESGMEVVFVEVNSTIVELLNARRSYPLCLIPIPDAAAASGNEKDTASTPLQIAPVRALHTSQHEEIASEIARASVLCTAVGAAALQHIAPLIALGLVKRYELQRPPVNILLCENLYRADNVLREAVSQHLPQEVRDPILQRTGFVPTVVSRMIPIPSPEERAADPLYIRAESYHRLPADKNAVVGELPSISGLELVDNFQAHMERKLYSHNAAHAALGYIGWLKGYTYAADALKDTTILARIRGLMEETGMALVKQHGFDLLEQRAYEEELLRRIANPALGDTCDRLARDPLRKLAPEDRLVGAARLCLRHQIFPDHGAYAIAAALHYAHPNDVSARALQERIDLEGVATFLEAHCHIAATEPLGEAILRYYSLLKERTTDGV from the coding sequence ATGGCATCCATCGCAATTCAATTCGGTGCAGGAAATGTTGGCCGGGGGTTTTTGGCGCAGCTCTTTTGGGAAAGCGGTATGGAGGTGGTGTTCGTAGAAGTTAATTCCACTATCGTGGAGCTTTTAAATGCACGTCGTTCTTATCCTCTTTGTCTTATCCCTATCCCTGACGCTGCGGCTGCTTCTGGAAATGAGAAGGATACCGCCTCAACGCCCCTACAGATAGCGCCGGTGAGGGCGCTGCACACCAGTCAGCACGAAGAGATCGCCTCGGAGATAGCCCGCGCCTCTGTGCTCTGTACCGCTGTGGGTGCAGCCGCTCTACAACATATCGCCCCCCTCATCGCTTTGGGGCTTGTAAAGCGCTATGAACTTCAGCGTCCGCCCGTGAACATCCTATTGTGCGAAAATCTCTATCGAGCCGATAACGTTTTACGCGAAGCGGTGTCTCAGCACCTACCGCAAGAGGTTCGCGATCCAATACTCCAACGCACCGGCTTTGTGCCCACCGTTGTGAGCCGCATGATCCCGATCCCTTCTCCTGAGGAGCGCGCTGCCGATCCCCTCTATATTCGAGCAGAGAGCTACCACCGCCTACCGGCCGACAAAAATGCGGTGGTTGGAGAACTACCCTCCATCTCCGGGCTTGAACTTGTGGATAATTTTCAAGCCCATATGGAGCGTAAACTCTATTCTCATAATGCCGCCCATGCTGCTTTAGGCTATATCGGCTGGCTTAAAGGCTATACATACGCCGCCGATGCCCTTAAAGACACCACGATTTTGGCGCGCATTAGGGGACTGATGGAAGAGACCGGCATGGCGTTGGTGAAACAACATGGGTTTGATCTTTTGGAGCAGCGTGCCTACGAAGAGGAGCTGTTGAGGCGCATTGCAAACCCAGCGCTCGGCGACACCTGTGATCGTCTTGCACGTGACCCCCTGCGCAAGCTCGCCCCAGAGGATCGCTTGGTGGGCGCCGCTCGGCTGTGTTTGCGGCATCAGATATTCCCCGATCACGGTGCCTACGCGATTGCGGCAGCGCTGCACTATGCCCACCCAAACGACGTTTCCGCTAGAGCGCTTCAAGAACGTATTGATCTGGAAGGAGTAGCGACTTTTCTAGAGGCTCACTGCCATATCGCAGCCACAGAGCCTTTGGGAGAGGCCATTTTGCGCTACT
- a CDS encoding ADP-ribosylglycohydrolase family protein — protein sequence MPAALTLTKKAYFDKVKGAWWGKCAGVTLGIVVRGRTVPSNLRYYNPIPAQHAAGVGLDFSVVWLDTLEKVGTGVTDADLMKAWQSHLDYWQDEFGYAQWNWARGLEPPASGTYSNWFHNSTGGALRADIWALLLPGAPQVAAAFAARDARIDHGMEGVWAAMFLAALGSAAFFLTEPRALCVIGLAMIPRHCRVARAVKAVLDAAFRAQGWLAAREAVLKEVGDPNFSDAAQNIGFFTIGLLYGFQDFETALCNAVNCGYDTEFVGGAIGAVKGILYGYDQLPELWKQPLGEMFIPGPGLRQLPVPSSLHDIAERLATVGTHFIETYVPHLALIEETAESPTDSSPVPSNAASEGQASSAADVGLNEQPPQEAVVELSEENPPSSSSEPTPTVKETDLSPDPSTPRSATAVTDVTQAIAWADNRLVKPLLVYPPYLMERRVGPYLLSLDAGEVLAVSHLQPKSFQLAIANQSQEPFIGKVQVMAPSGWQITMPPGFGSRQVIAPQGRLQTTFTLAVPSGQGVIEIVNPLTIALLPESGEASLSAQFLVPGASCWWVVGTFENSETEGFDRVYAPESRPELYETYTGRLGQIVRWERRSFPELVLDLEPLFHGSPGVCYGQTTVYVPSERPARLVAATNSGVKVWLNGQRVLARFERRPFRPTPIGSVWGVDVLLRQGSNRVLVKWVRGKDPFAFALLFADQEGRLMPDVGNTKW from the coding sequence ATGCCTGCAGCGCTCACGCTAACGAAAAAGGCGTATTTCGACAAGGTGAAAGGAGCTTGGTGGGGAAAATGCGCCGGTGTAACCTTGGGAATTGTCGTTCGTGGGCGCACCGTGCCCTCCAACTTACGCTACTATAACCCGATCCCTGCCCAGCATGCAGCGGGGGTTGGACTCGACTTTTCGGTCGTCTGGCTCGATACCCTCGAAAAAGTGGGTACCGGTGTAACCGATGCCGATCTCATGAAGGCTTGGCAAAGCCACCTAGACTATTGGCAAGACGAGTTCGGCTACGCTCAATGGAACTGGGCGCGTGGTTTAGAGCCTCCCGCTTCGGGCACCTACTCCAACTGGTTTCACAACAGCACAGGAGGCGCTCTGCGCGCCGACATCTGGGCTCTGCTTTTACCGGGGGCACCGCAAGTGGCCGCTGCATTTGCCGCTCGCGATGCGCGCATAGACCACGGAATGGAGGGCGTTTGGGCTGCCATGTTTTTGGCAGCGCTGGGCAGCGCTGCCTTTTTTCTCACCGAGCCACGAGCTCTATGCGTTATTGGGCTGGCCATGATCCCCCGTCACTGTCGTGTGGCGCGCGCCGTGAAAGCGGTGCTCGACGCGGCCTTTCGGGCACAAGGGTGGTTGGCGGCACGTGAGGCCGTTCTTAAAGAGGTTGGCGACCCAAACTTTTCTGACGCGGCCCAAAATATAGGGTTCTTTACGATCGGGCTGCTTTACGGCTTTCAAGATTTTGAAACGGCCCTGTGTAACGCTGTAAATTGTGGCTACGACACGGAGTTTGTGGGAGGAGCCATAGGCGCGGTTAAGGGCATCTTGTATGGTTACGACCAACTACCTGAGCTTTGGAAACAGCCCCTAGGAGAGATGTTCATTCCAGGGCCGGGTCTGCGCCAGCTTCCTGTACCTAGCTCTCTTCACGACATAGCGGAACGGCTCGCCACCGTGGGAACACACTTCATCGAGACCTATGTGCCTCATCTCGCCCTGATTGAAGAGACAGCAGAATCGCCAACAGATTCCTCGCCAGTGCCCTCCAACGCAGCCTCTGAAGGGCAGGCCTCCTCTGCAGCCGACGTGGGCTTAAACGAACAACCACCTCAAGAAGCTGTCGTTGAGCTCTCGGAGGAAAACCCGCCATCGTCCTCAAGCGAACCTACCCCAACCGTGAAAGAGACCGACCTTTCACCCGATCCGTCTACGCCTCGTAGTGCCACAGCTGTTACCGATGTAACCCAGGCCATCGCGTGGGCCGATAATCGTCTCGTCAAGCCCCTGCTTGTCTATCCTCCCTACCTCATGGAGCGGCGCGTAGGGCCTTATCTCCTCTCGCTGGACGCAGGTGAGGTTCTCGCGGTATCCCACCTTCAACCCAAATCGTTCCAGTTGGCGATAGCCAACCAAAGCCAGGAGCCCTTCATCGGAAAAGTACAAGTGATGGCGCCATCTGGGTGGCAGATCACCATGCCACCCGGTTTTGGAAGCCGCCAAGTCATCGCCCCCCAAGGGCGGCTGCAGACGACGTTCACCCTTGCTGTCCCTAGTGGTCAGGGGGTTATTGAGATAGTAAACCCGCTTACCATCGCGCTTCTACCGGAGTCGGGCGAAGCGTCTCTATCGGCACAGTTCCTTGTTCCTGGAGCTTCCTGCTGGTGGGTTGTGGGAACCTTCGAAAATTCCGAAACCGAAGGGTTCGACCGGGTCTATGCGCCGGAGAGCCGACCGGAACTCTATGAGACCTACACAGGGCGGCTTGGCCAGATCGTGCGATGGGAGCGTCGGAGTTTTCCGGAACTGGTCTTAGACCTTGAGCCTCTCTTTCATGGCTCCCCGGGCGTCTGCTACGGGCAGACAACCGTATATGTTCCCTCGGAGCGCCCCGCGCGGCTCGTTGCGGCAACCAACAGCGGCGTTAAGGTTTGGCTGAATGGGCAAAGGGTGTTGGCGCGGTTTGAACGACGTCCATTTCGCCCCACCCCTATCGGTAGCGTCTGGGGAGTGGATGTGCTTTTGCGTCAGGGGTCCAATCGCGTGCTGGTGAAATGGGTGCGTGGCAAAGACCCCTTTGCCTTTGCCCTGCTTTTTGCCGACCAAGAAGGCCGTCTCATGCCGGATGTGGGCAATACCAAGTGGTAA
- a CDS encoding geranylgeranyl reductase family protein codes for MRHNAHYDAIVVGAGPAGTTAAWELARHGVRVALLERRKLPRHKTCGGGMPITVRQLLQIDVAQDLAPETFVEAKVRYLRHTFRFATPYLAPLNHGPADEDSSADLELWMVQRSIFDNALAQRAARAGAELRDALTVRRVECGDRGPICVTAEGETGMWSATCDFLIGADGANGVVARQVGLRSERAIAIAIEVEVPHRWGEGHEDLRPEIAHLEFGVVQGGYAWVFPKEDHLNVGAGCFRPKGLSVHGDPNLRAELRKTILDYLRYLNVPYREEELVFHAHPLPIWNGLDTVQNHRANILLVGDAAGLINPFFGDGIYSAIKSGSIAAEAIIEGRTAAYTEAIGKAFRANFDDALRFARFFYRWPGFCYRHGILRPYATRTAVRILAGELTFPEISRRVIRRIRQAMALERGGPYSRRLRDLEILE; via the coding sequence ATGAGGCACAACGCACATTACGATGCTATTGTGGTAGGTGCTGGTCCAGCAGGGACAACAGCCGCATGGGAGCTGGCACGTCACGGAGTCCGCGTGGCCCTTTTGGAACGTCGCAAGCTGCCACGCCATAAAACCTGTGGTGGTGGCATGCCCATCACGGTACGTCAACTTTTGCAAATAGATGTCGCCCAAGATCTAGCACCGGAGACCTTTGTGGAAGCGAAGGTGCGCTATCTGCGCCACACATTTCGCTTTGCTACCCCCTACCTCGCCCCTCTTAACCACGGACCCGCAGACGAGGATAGCTCGGCCGACCTTGAGCTTTGGATGGTGCAACGTTCTATCTTTGACAACGCGCTGGCCCAACGGGCTGCCCGCGCCGGAGCCGAACTGCGCGATGCCCTAACGGTGCGCCGTGTAGAGTGTGGGGATAGAGGCCCTATTTGCGTTACTGCAGAGGGTGAGACGGGTATGTGGAGCGCTACCTGTGATTTCTTAATAGGGGCCGACGGCGCAAACGGTGTGGTGGCGCGCCAAGTAGGTTTAAGAAGCGAACGTGCCATCGCCATCGCCATCGAGGTAGAGGTGCCTCACCGATGGGGTGAAGGCCACGAAGACCTGCGCCCAGAAATAGCCCATTTAGAGTTTGGGGTGGTGCAGGGCGGCTACGCTTGGGTCTTCCCAAAAGAAGATCATCTCAACGTTGGGGCCGGCTGTTTTCGGCCAAAGGGCTTAAGTGTGCATGGCGACCCGAATCTACGTGCCGAACTGCGAAAAACGATTCTAGACTACCTGCGCTATCTTAACGTGCCGTATCGGGAAGAGGAGCTGGTTTTTCATGCCCATCCGTTGCCTATCTGGAATGGGCTAGACACGGTGCAAAACCATCGTGCGAACATTCTGTTGGTGGGAGATGCTGCGGGGCTCATCAATCCGTTTTTTGGCGATGGCATCTACTCAGCCATCAAGAGCGGCTCGATTGCGGCAGAGGCGATCATTGAGGGGCGCACAGCGGCCTATACCGAGGCCATTGGTAAGGCGTTTCGCGCCAATTTCGACGATGCCCTGAGGTTTGCGCGCTTTTTCTATCGCTGGCCAGGCTTCTGCTATCGGCACGGAATTCTACGGCCTTACGCCACGCGCACGGCCGTCCGCATCTTGGCGGGCGAGCTTACCTTCCCCGAGATATCGCGCCGTGTTATCCGGCGCATTCGTCAAGCCATGGCCCTTGAGCGCGGTGGTCCCTATAGTCGCCGATTGCGCGATCTGGAGATATTGGAGTAA